In Pseudovibrio brasiliensis, the following are encoded in one genomic region:
- a CDS encoding DUF4383 domain-containing protein, giving the protein MFRKVAFAYAVILFAVTSLNYIPGIPDENGYVFGIFALDLFDDSLHAASALWALIAALISQNASRIFLRYFGALYLADAVLGLLTGSGYLDFGIFTLGFQSYPLGFKVLANLPHFALGSFALAASFWDGNSFAKESPREAS; this is encoded by the coding sequence ATGTTTAGAAAAGTCGCATTTGCGTATGCCGTGATCCTGTTTGCTGTCACCTCACTGAACTACATTCCCGGCATTCCGGATGAGAACGGGTATGTTTTCGGAATTTTTGCGCTGGATCTGTTTGACGACAGCTTACATGCCGCTAGTGCGTTATGGGCGCTTATTGCGGCTTTGATCTCGCAAAATGCCTCCCGGATTTTCCTGCGCTACTTCGGGGCGCTGTATCTGGCTGATGCGGTTTTGGGACTGCTGACCGGATCTGGTTATCTGGACTTTGGCATCTTTACCCTTGGCTTCCAGTCCTACCCGCTTGGCTTCAAGGTACTCGCCAACCTGCCGCATTTTGCATTGGGCAGCTTTGCTTTGGCAGCAAGCTTTTGGGACGGAAACAGCTTTGCGAAGGAGAGCCCACGTGAAGCTTCTTAA
- a CDS encoding FAD-binding oxidoreductase, producing MGKISKRAFLLGGAAFAGAAGYHFLSPSPRSYGDAFPVEPQSEATGTLLSDAGELTQVSVKKHETFSGLSSDALRKELAAQLKQAVDENHPVMASVARHSMGGQSLPTNGVALSLHGGTIELHPERKSYTVSGGVRWHEVISRLDENGFSPAVMQSNNDFGVASTFSVNAHGWPVPFSGCGSTVRSLEIMLADGQVQHCSPTQNSELFNAAMGGYGLFGIITELELDMVPNSRLEPEYIELPSAEYGLRMQQVLAEDPSIQMAYGRMNVDIDRFFEDSMLIVYRPTDDQSDLPAASGSGFISKASRHIFRGQLNSEGIKKVRWGIETGIGASLNSGPVTRNSLLNEPVVTLDDKDPTRTDILHEYFVEPARFAEFVQACQDVIPSSYQELLNITLRYVRKDTQSVLPFAPTDRIAAVMLFSQEKSKRGEADMARMTRNLIERTLAIGGTYYLPYRLHATQDQFERSYPNHQKFIELKQKYDPQMRFTNQLWDTYMAAKEPLNV from the coding sequence ATGGGTAAAATCAGTAAAAGAGCTTTTCTTCTTGGCGGAGCCGCGTTTGCAGGGGCTGCCGGATATCATTTTCTTTCACCCTCCCCTCGTTCCTATGGCGACGCTTTTCCAGTTGAGCCGCAATCCGAAGCAACCGGCACCCTTTTGAGCGATGCTGGCGAGCTCACTCAGGTCAGCGTTAAGAAGCACGAGACTTTCTCTGGCCTTTCCAGTGATGCGCTGCGCAAGGAGTTGGCAGCACAGCTGAAGCAGGCGGTAGATGAGAACCATCCAGTGATGGCAAGCGTTGCCCGGCATTCCATGGGCGGTCAGTCTCTGCCCACCAATGGCGTGGCACTCTCCCTGCATGGCGGAACGATTGAGCTACATCCGGAGCGCAAGAGCTATACGGTTTCAGGCGGTGTGCGATGGCATGAGGTCATCTCAAGGCTGGATGAAAACGGCTTTTCACCTGCTGTAATGCAGTCCAACAACGACTTTGGCGTGGCCAGCACTTTTTCCGTCAACGCGCATGGCTGGCCGGTTCCCTTCTCCGGGTGTGGGTCAACGGTTCGCTCGCTGGAAATCATGCTTGCTGATGGTCAAGTGCAGCATTGCAGCCCTACGCAGAACAGTGAGCTGTTCAACGCGGCGATGGGTGGTTACGGGCTGTTTGGCATCATCACCGAGCTGGAACTGGATATGGTCCCTAACAGCCGGTTGGAGCCGGAGTATATCGAGTTGCCATCTGCTGAGTACGGCCTGCGCATGCAGCAGGTGTTGGCAGAAGATCCTTCCATTCAGATGGCTTATGGCCGCATGAACGTGGACATTGATCGCTTTTTTGAAGACTCGATGCTGATCGTTTATCGCCCGACTGACGATCAGTCTGACCTGCCTGCTGCAAGCGGTTCCGGTTTTATCAGCAAGGCCTCCCGGCATATTTTCCGTGGCCAGCTGAACTCTGAGGGTATCAAGAAGGTACGTTGGGGGATTGAAACCGGGATCGGGGCTTCCCTCAACAGCGGCCCTGTGACCCGCAACAGCTTGCTCAATGAGCCCGTTGTTACGCTGGATGATAAAGACCCGACCAGAACCGACATTTTGCATGAGTACTTTGTTGAGCCAGCCCGGTTTGCCGAGTTTGTGCAGGCTTGTCAGGATGTCATCCCCTCCTCCTATCAGGAGCTGCTCAACATCACTTTGCGCTACGTTCGCAAGGACACGCAAAGCGTACTGCCTTTTGCGCCAACGGACCGGATTGCAGCCGTAATGCTGTTCTCTCAGGAAAAGTCAAAGCGTGGGGAAGCGGATATGGCTCGGATGACCCGTAACCTCATCGAGCGCACGCTCGCCATTGGTGGCACCTACTATCTGCCCTATCGCCTGCATGCCACGCAGGACCAATTTGAGAGATCCTATCCGAACCATCAGAAGTTCATTGAGCTGAAGCAGAAGTACGACCCGCAGATGCGGTTCACCAACCAGCTTTGGGACACGTACATGGCAGCAAAGGAGCCTTTGAATGTTTAG
- a CDS encoding DUF4386 family protein — MNLQKAGGIASLIEAATYIIGFALLTTLLADAGFGEEGSDENLLAFIVSNQSLMYLWNFIIYIFNAVFLVVLVIALHDRLKAATPGLSQVAAAFGLIWAGLVLASGMLANISLAEVSALYALDHDEALVMWATLSNVQEGIGGGNEITGGLWVLLLCWAGLRGSSLSKGLSWLGVIIGLAGIATVVPGMSEPGGIVFGLGFILWFIWTGIYLLRHDETSS; from the coding sequence ATGAACCTTCAAAAAGCTGGCGGAATAGCATCTCTTATTGAAGCGGCCACTTACATCATTGGCTTTGCTCTTTTAACGACTTTACTGGCAGATGCAGGCTTTGGCGAAGAGGGCAGTGATGAGAACCTGCTGGCATTCATCGTTTCCAATCAGAGCCTTATGTATCTCTGGAACTTCATCATCTACATCTTTAACGCAGTGTTTCTGGTGGTGCTGGTGATTGCCCTACATGACCGGCTGAAGGCAGCAACACCGGGCCTTTCACAGGTCGCTGCCGCTTTTGGGTTGATCTGGGCCGGGTTGGTTCTGGCCAGTGGCATGCTCGCCAATATTTCTCTGGCTGAGGTTTCTGCCCTTTACGCGCTGGACCATGACGAAGCGTTGGTGATGTGGGCGACCTTGAGCAACGTGCAGGAAGGCATTGGCGGTGGGAACGAGATCACCGGCGGACTTTGGGTGCTGCTGCTGTGCTGGGCAGGCCTGCGCGGTTCCAGCCTCTCGAAGGGCCTGAGCTGGCTTGGTGTAATCATCGGTCTGGCTGGCATAGCCACGGTTGTTCCGGGTATGAGCGAGCCGGGTGGTATTGTCTTCGGCCTCGGCTTTATTCTCTGGTTCATCTGGACAGGTATTTATCTGCTCAGACATGATGAGACTTCCTCGTAG